Proteins co-encoded in one Salvia splendens isolate huo1 chromosome 4, SspV2, whole genome shotgun sequence genomic window:
- the LOC121800933 gene encoding uncharacterized protein LOC121800933 — MAPDTSNYAQLSMMLEDLMVMYRVEATILIRRYRRARTERKKRQLLDHARRFSVIRKVPEQLKWMDRLINLTNADCISNLRMDCHTFGKLCRILKDRGGLTVGKCLGIEEQVAIFVGTLAQHKKNRVVGFEFWRSGGTVSYYVNKVLGAVLSLHSVLLNKPTPVPDDCTDHRWRWFKGCLGALDGTHINVLVSGADKPTNGFLTPYKGVRYHLKEWGPGTTAPQNPKEIFNMRHTKARNVIERAFAVLKMWWGILRSASFYPIQTQIYLIMACFLLHNFIRCEMVIDPVEIELDGAVGPQTPTEEEYVGIDFVDCVEPTQEWTQTRDNLALNMWNNR, encoded by the exons ATGGCTCCTGATACATCAAACTATGCCCAACTGTCTATGATGCTGGAAGACCTAATGGTCATGTATCGAGTAGAGGCGACTATTCTCATTCGTAGATATAGGCGTGCCCGCACGGAACGCAAGAAACGGCAACTCCTTGACCATGCTCGACGTTTTAGCGTCATTAGAAAAGTACCAGAACAATTGAAATGGATGGACCGCTTGATTAATCTCACAAACGCAGACTGCATTTCCAACCTTAGAATGGATTGTCATACTTTTGGAAAGTTATGCCGAATTCTTAAAGATCGTGGAGGTCTGACCGTTGGTAAGTGTTTGGGGATTGAAGAGCAGGTTGCTATATTTGTTGGGACGCTTGcgcaacataaaaaaaacaggGTTGTTGGTTTTGAATTCTGGCGATCGGGTGGGACTGTCTCTTATTATGTGAACAAGGTCCTGGGTGCTGTTCTAAGTCTTCACTCTGTTCTTCTCAATAAGCCCACGCCTGTCCCTGACGATTGTACAGACCATCGGTGGCGGTGGTTTAAG GGCTGCTTGGGGGCACTCGATGGAACACACATTAATGtccttgttagtggggctgatAAACCTAC TAATGGCTTCTTGACTCCGTACAAAGGTGTTAGATATCACCTGAAGGAGTGGGGCCCTGGAACAACAGCTCCTCAAAACCCGAAAGAAATATTCAACATGCGTCACACAAAGGCCAGAAATGTTATAGAACGTGCTTTTGCAGTCTTGAAAATGTGGTGGGGCATCCTTCGAAGTGCTTCGTTCTACCCTATCCAGACCCAGATCTATTTGATAATGGCTTGTTTCCTTCTACATAACTTCATAAGATGTGAAATGGTAATAGACCCAGTTGAGATTGAACTAGATGGGGCCGTAGGTCCTCAAACCCCTACCGAAGAAGAGTATGTGGGCATAGATTTTGTAGACTGTGTTGAGCCTACTCAAGAGTGGACGCAGACACGGGACAATTTGGCCCTCAACATGTGGAACAACCGTTAG
- the LOC121800934 gene encoding uncharacterized protein LOC121800934, whose translation MSAGAAGDGFHRGIFEGCISGRDMNIERRPYHKNCKCALHKERGHCSHASRHNSISYPIRRTWSEGCLALMNLSSPITGAASPCQNSPSFAAASAAQGDMTRTQTHLVLYKEEDDEEEEVD comes from the coding sequence ATGTCGGCGGGCGCGGCCGGCGACGGTTTCCACCGCGGAATATTCGAGGGATGCATCTCCGGCAGGGACATGAACATTGAGCGGCGGCCGTACCATAAGAACTGCAAGTGCGCCCTCCACAAGGAGCGCGGCCACTGCAGCCATGCCTCTCGCCACAACTCGATCTCCTATCCGATTCGGAGGACGTGGAGCGAGGGCTGCTTGGCGCTCATGAATCTCTCCTCTCCGATCACCGGCGCCGCCTCTCCGTGCCAGAATTCGCCCTCCTTTGCCGCCGCCTCCGCGGCGCAGGGGGATATGACGAGGACGCAGACGCATCTGGTCCTGTACAAGGAGGAGGACGACGAAGAGGAAGAGGTCGATTAG
- the LOC121800935 gene encoding uncharacterized protein LOC121800935: MIVATWNIRGLQQLPTQAAVVDFVRTHKIDVMGLLETKFTKENYTFFLENNFRDWKAVDNFELIENSRMLLIWNPSRVELEPIRLEEQAIYAKIRCLTSNNSFHFVLVYGLHTIPDGRPLWDSLVEHVMQDEPTLVSGDFNNVLADDERIGGTVPTEYEIKNMVDTCALLGLEDIMSTGCKYTWTNHAISSKIDRAMINDAWFTKGYLASTEFSPSGSYTDHSPAVTTLFGNIVSYPKPFKFFNFWLKHAGFNKLVEDNWSSNIRGKAQYVLAERGNEIKKHLKEFNFKEFSELSKRAKEAGEKLEAMQK, encoded by the coding sequence ATGATCGTCGCCACATGGAACATAAGGGGACTGCAGCAACTCCCCACTCAAGCTGCAGTCGTCGATTTTGTGCGAACACATAAGATCGACgtcatgggtcttttggaaacGAAGTTCACAAAGGAGAACTACACTTTCTTCCTCGAGAACAACTTCAGAGATTGGAAAGCCGTGGACAACTTTGAGCTCATCGAAAACAGCCGGATGCTTCTAATCTGGAATCCAAGTAGAGTGGAACTCGAGCCGATCAGACTGGAAGAACAAGCCATCTACGCCAAAATCAGGTGCTTGACTTCTAATAACTCGTTTCattttgttttggtttatgGTTTACACACTATACCGGATGGACGTCCCCTATGGGACTCGTTAGTCGAGCATGTGATGCAGGATGAACCGACACTTGTTAGCGGGGATTTCAACAACGTGCTCGCAGATGATGAGAGAATAGGGGGCACCGTCCCAACCGAATATGAGATAAAGAACATGGTGGACACGTGTGCCTTGCTCGGTTTGGAAGACATCATGTCTACGGGATGCAAGTACACTTGGACGAACCATGCTATATCGAGCAAGATTGATAGGGCCATGATCAACGACGCTTGGTTCACCAAAGGATACTTGGCTAGTACAGAGTTTTCTCCATCGGGATCGTACACGGACCACTCACCGGCCGTCACTACACTCTTTGGTAACATTGTCTCGTACCCAAAGCCATTTAAATTCTTTAACTTTTGGCTCAAGCATGCAGGCTTCAATAAGCTCGTGGAGGATAATTGGTCCTCCAACATCCGAGGGAAGGCTCAATATGTGCTCGCCGAACGTGGAAATGAAATCAAGAAGCATCTCAAGGAGTTCAACTTCAAGGAATTCAGTGAGCTCTCAAAGAGGGCCAAGGAGGCTGGGGAGAAGCTCGAGGCGATGCAAAAATAG